In Janthinobacterium rivuli, a single genomic region encodes these proteins:
- a CDS encoding pirin family protein — protein MSDITTVNKPRAVERVIAGQAVMDGAGVKINRVLTQQLQRRLDPFLMLDNFASDKPNDYIAGFPEHPHRGFETVSYMITGRMRHKDSAGHEGLLTSGGVQWMTAGSGVIHSEMPEQEEGVMEGFQLWLNLPARDKMRTPWYRDFTSSEIPRYTTEAGVAVQVIAGESHGVTGAVQRELTEPLYLDIDLPAGASFEQPLPPGHNAFIYTFRGEVQVDGKAVPALRMAIFANTPGSDGVRIEAPEGGRVIFVAGQPLNEPIAQYGPFVMNTQAEVFQAVQDFREGKFGETAAQ, from the coding sequence ATGAGCGACATCACCACCGTCAACAAGCCACGCGCCGTCGAGCGCGTGATCGCCGGCCAGGCCGTCATGGATGGCGCCGGCGTGAAGATCAACCGCGTGCTGACGCAGCAGTTGCAGCGCCGTCTCGACCCGTTTTTGATGCTCGACAATTTCGCCAGCGACAAGCCGAACGACTATATCGCCGGCTTCCCCGAGCATCCGCACCGCGGTTTCGAAACCGTGTCGTACATGATCACGGGACGCATGCGCCACAAGGACAGCGCCGGCCACGAAGGCTTGCTGACGTCGGGCGGCGTGCAATGGATGACGGCCGGCAGCGGCGTGATCCATTCGGAAATGCCGGAGCAGGAAGAAGGCGTGATGGAAGGTTTTCAGCTGTGGCTGAACCTGCCCGCGCGCGACAAGATGCGCACGCCGTGGTACCGCGATTTCACGAGCAGTGAAATCCCCCGCTACACGACGGAGGCAGGTGTCGCCGTGCAAGTGATCGCCGGCGAGAGCCATGGCGTGACGGGCGCCGTGCAGCGCGAACTGACGGAACCGTTGTACCTCGACATCGACCTGCCAGCCGGCGCCAGTTTCGAGCAGCCCTTGCCGCCAGGCCATAACGCCTTCATCTACACGTTCCGTGGCGAAGTGCAGGTCGACGGCAAGGCCGTGCCCGCCCTGCGCATGGCCATCTTCGCCAACACGCCGGGCAGCGACGGCGTGCGCATCGAAGCGCCCGAAGGCGGCCGCGTGATCTTCGTCGCCGGCCAGCCCTTGAACGAGCCCATCGCGCAGTATGGCCCGTTCGTCATGAATACCCAGGCGGAAGTATTCCAGGCCGTACAGGATTTCCGCGAAGGCAAGTTTGGCGAGACGGCGGCGCAGTAA
- a CDS encoding FMN-dependent NADH-azoreductase: protein MNILQINSSARSTGSASTRLADAIVSRVQAANPGAALVRRDLAAAPHPVLDEPTLQALFTPADKRTPEQAARIALDDALIAQVQAADVIVIGAPMYNFGITVQLKSWFDAIARANVTFKYTENGPVGLLSGKKVYVGLSRGGLHRDSANDSQVPYLNTMFGFLGLTDVQYVYSEGMGMGPEAVAKAQAQADAEINAILV, encoded by the coding sequence ATGAACATCCTGCAAATCAATTCCAGCGCCCGCAGCACCGGTTCCGCCTCGACCCGCCTGGCTGACGCCATCGTCAGCCGCGTACAAGCAGCCAACCCGGGCGCCGCCCTCGTCCGCCGTGACCTGGCTGCCGCACCGCACCCCGTGCTCGACGAGCCGACGCTGCAAGCGCTGTTCACGCCAGCCGACAAGCGCACGCCGGAGCAAGCGGCCCGTATCGCCCTGGACGACGCATTGATTGCGCAAGTGCAAGCAGCTGACGTGATCGTCATCGGCGCGCCGATGTACAACTTCGGCATCACCGTGCAACTGAAAAGCTGGTTCGACGCGATTGCCCGCGCCAACGTCACCTTCAAGTACACGGAAAACGGCCCTGTTGGCCTCTTGAGCGGCAAGAAAGTCTACGTGGGCCTGTCCCGCGGCGGCTTGCACCGCGACAGCGCCAACGATAGCCAGGTGCCTTACCTGAACACCATGTTCGGCTTCCTGGGCCTGACCGACGTGCAATATGTGTATTCGGAAGGCATGGGCATGGGTCCGGAAGCCGTGGCCAAGGCGCAAGCCCAGGCGGACGCCGAGATCAACGCCATTTTGGTGTAA
- a CDS encoding LysR family transcriptional regulator produces MDIDPGDLLLFARVVECGSFSRAAVRVDLPKSTLSRRISLLEAKLGERLLLRTTRKLALTEFGASLLEHARKVVEETEAAGALAQHRQAGPSGLLRISMPADFGDTLMRQVLAEFVRRYPAISLELDLSARRVDLLEENFDLAIRMGNLPDDASLSARRVAFSTLALYASPQYTSVHGLPEHPDDLYGHDLLSLPRAVHGLVHWTLIRGKTTWERDLPVRLLANSPELLVRMACTGVGIAASTDRFAKAYVATGELVRVLPEWSFPLVTGWAVFPGRRLMPAKTRAFLDLMEEMYRTDAPV; encoded by the coding sequence ATGGATATCGATCCCGGAGATTTATTGCTGTTTGCCAGAGTCGTCGAATGCGGCAGTTTCAGTCGCGCCGCCGTGCGTGTGGACTTGCCCAAATCGACCCTGTCGCGCCGCATCTCGCTGCTGGAAGCGAAGTTGGGTGAACGGCTGCTGCTGCGCACCACGCGCAAGCTGGCGCTGACGGAGTTTGGCGCCAGCCTGCTCGAGCATGCGCGCAAGGTGGTCGAGGAAACGGAGGCGGCCGGCGCCTTGGCGCAGCACCGGCAGGCCGGGCCCAGCGGCTTGCTGCGCATTTCCATGCCGGCCGACTTTGGCGACACCCTGATGCGCCAGGTGCTGGCCGAGTTCGTGCGCCGCTATCCTGCCATTTCGCTGGAACTGGACTTGTCGGCGCGCAGGGTGGATTTGCTGGAAGAAAATTTCGACCTGGCCATCCGCATGGGCAACTTGCCCGACGACGCCAGCCTGTCCGCGCGCCGCGTGGCCTTCAGCACCCTGGCGTTGTATGCCTCGCCGCAATACACGAGCGTGCACGGCTTGCCCGAGCATCCCGACGATTTATATGGCCATGATCTGCTCAGCTTGCCACGGGCCGTGCATGGCCTCGTGCACTGGACTTTGATCCGCGGCAAGACGACGTGGGAACGCGATCTGCCCGTGCGCCTGCTGGCCAACTCGCCGGAATTGCTGGTGCGCATGGCGTGCACGGGCGTGGGCATCGCGGCCAGCACGGACCGTTTTGCCAAGGCGTATGTGGCGACGGGGGAATTGGTGCGCGTGCTGCCCGAGTGGAGTTTCCCGCTGGTCACGGGTTGGGCCGTGTTTCCTGGCCGGCGCTTGATGCCGGCCAAGACGCGCGCGTTTCTGGATCTGATGGAGGAGATGTATCGCACGGACGCGCCCGTCTAG
- the asd gene encoding archaetidylserine decarboxylase (Phosphatidylserine decarboxylase is synthesized as a single chain precursor. Generation of the pyruvoyl active site from a Ser is coupled to cleavage of a Gly-Ser bond between the larger (beta) and smaller (alpha chains). It is an integral membrane protein.), whose amino-acid sequence MSDRLAVLPQYLLPKGALTNFAGRIAGAKGGAMTTRLIRWFVGRYNVNMDEALDPDITHYTSFNDFFTRALRPDARPLAQADYVCPVDGRISQFGTIDKDQIFQAKGHNFSTTALVGGDAALAAQFEHGSFANLYLSPRDYHRIHMPCDGRLTRMIYVPGELFSVNPTTARGIPGLFARNERVVCVFDTANGPFVMTLVGATIVGSMATVWHGVVNPPRTGQVRDWSYANDNVVLKQGEELGRFLLGSTVVMLFPKDTVTFNANWQPTGPVQLGEVMGNLPK is encoded by the coding sequence GTGTCTGACCGTCTTGCCGTCCTGCCTCAATATCTGCTTCCCAAAGGAGCGTTGACCAACTTTGCCGGCCGGATCGCCGGCGCCAAAGGCGGCGCCATGACCACGCGTTTGATCCGCTGGTTCGTCGGCCGCTACAACGTCAACATGGATGAGGCGCTGGATCCGGACATCACGCACTACACGAGCTTTAACGACTTTTTCACGCGCGCGCTGCGCCCCGATGCCCGTCCGCTGGCCCAGGCCGACTACGTCTGCCCCGTCGATGGCCGCATCAGCCAGTTCGGCACGATCGACAAGGACCAGATCTTCCAGGCCAAGGGCCACAACTTCAGCACGACGGCCCTGGTCGGCGGCGATGCGGCACTGGCGGCCCAGTTCGAGCACGGCAGCTTCGCCAATCTGTACCTGAGCCCGCGCGACTACCACCGCATCCACATGCCCTGCGACGGCCGCTTGACGCGCATGATTTATGTGCCCGGTGAATTGTTCTCCGTCAACCCGACGACGGCGCGCGGCATTCCCGGCCTGTTCGCCCGCAACGAGCGCGTCGTCTGCGTGTTCGACACGGCCAACGGCCCCTTCGTCATGACTCTGGTCGGCGCCACCATCGTCGGCAGCATGGCCACCGTCTGGCACGGCGTCGTCAACCCGCCCCGCACGGGACAGGTGCGCGACTGGAGCTATGCGAACGACAACGTGGTGCTGAAACAGGGTGAAGAGCTGGGACGCTTCCTGCTCGGCTCCACAGTCGTCATGCTGTTCCCGAAAGACACCGTGACGTTCAATGCCAACTGGCAACCGACCGGCCCCGTGCAGCTGGGCGAGGTCATGGGCAACCTGCCCAAGTAA
- a CDS encoding TonB-dependent receptor plug domain-containing protein — MQTVEVKGSGYDPRRDDTASKMVVGSEEILKYGDTNVTDVLKRLPGITVSGAAGRSGGEIRMRGLGSGYTQILLNGERAPAGFSLDTLSPDVIERIEILHAASAEYSTQSIAGTINVVLKKAVKTAQRELKLGVQGSDVSFSPSVNVQLSDRDGNFSYSLAGSLFRYDYHYDNPGLELGYAPDGRQNLLRRTNGTGDGRPEGINLSPRLNWVLSNGDNVTAQFFFNGGRSNHRNFSHAETQQGLRPDYDTNTGGSSNHNAFGRSDLTWMHKLAGGARLELKIGASAARNTSDSLQQGFIDGSGLALERKVGVKATENGVSSTGKYSTPLLPGHALSMGWDGAYTEREETRRQREAVLGTSGARPPVDSDEGFDATIKRLALFVQDDWEITPRWSMYAGVRWEGIDTRSAGNTYDEVNQRTSVWSPLLQTLWKLPDTKGDQVRLALTRTYKAQPTASLIPRRNTSTNNSQTDPDREGNPYLKPELALGIDASYEHYWAEGALLSARASARRIDGYTRQGLLFINDRWVSTPVNDGRANTQTLELEAKFPLRAVLAAPVPAIDLRASVSRNWSQVEQVPGPNNRLDQQTPVSGNFGLDYKTPDGVLTTGGSFNFRNGGPVRITERQSAYTSPRRDVDIYALWKFDAKNQLRLAVSNLLAQDFESTTAYADASGTIVRNSISPSSPQARATLEMKF; from the coding sequence ATGCAAACCGTTGAAGTCAAGGGCAGCGGCTATGATCCGCGCCGCGACGATACGGCCAGCAAGATGGTCGTTGGCAGCGAGGAAATCCTCAAGTATGGCGACACGAATGTCACCGACGTGCTCAAACGCTTGCCCGGCATCACGGTTTCCGGCGCGGCCGGGCGCTCGGGCGGCGAAATCCGCATGCGCGGCCTGGGCAGCGGCTACACGCAGATATTGCTCAATGGCGAGCGGGCGCCGGCCGGTTTTTCGCTCGACACCCTGTCGCCGGATGTGATCGAACGCATCGAGATTTTGCATGCGGCCAGCGCCGAATACAGTACGCAGTCGATTGCCGGCACCATCAATGTGGTGCTCAAGAAAGCCGTGAAGACGGCGCAGCGCGAGCTCAAGCTGGGCGTGCAGGGTAGCGACGTGAGCTTTTCGCCCAGCGTCAACGTGCAACTGTCCGACCGCGACGGCAATTTTTCGTATTCGCTGGCCGGCTCGCTGTTCCGCTACGACTATCATTACGACAATCCCGGGCTGGAACTGGGCTACGCGCCCGATGGCCGGCAAAACCTGCTGCGCCGCACGAATGGCACGGGTGATGGCCGCCCGGAAGGCATCAATCTGTCGCCGCGCCTGAACTGGGTGCTGTCCAACGGCGACAATGTGACGGCGCAATTCTTTTTCAATGGCGGGCGCTCGAACCACCGCAATTTCAGCCACGCGGAAACGCAGCAGGGCTTGCGCCCCGATTACGACACCAATACGGGCGGCTCCAGCAACCACAATGCCTTCGGCCGCAGCGACCTGACGTGGATGCACAAGCTGGCCGGCGGCGCCCGGCTGGAATTGAAAATCGGCGCCTCGGCCGCCCGCAATACGTCCGATAGCCTGCAGCAGGGCTTTATCGATGGCAGCGGCCTGGCGCTCGAGCGCAAAGTGGGCGTGAAGGCGACGGAAAACGGCGTCAGTTCGACCGGCAAGTATTCCACGCCCTTGCTGCCCGGCCACGCCCTGTCGATGGGCTGGGACGGTGCCTACACGGAGCGCGAGGAAACGCGCCGCCAGCGCGAAGCGGTGCTGGGCACCTCGGGTGCGCGCCCGCCCGTCGACAGCGACGAAGGTTTCGATGCCACCATCAAGCGTCTGGCCCTGTTTGTGCAGGACGACTGGGAAATCACGCCGCGCTGGTCCATGTATGCGGGCGTACGCTGGGAAGGCATAGACACGCGCAGCGCGGGCAATACCTATGATGAAGTGAACCAGCGCACCAGCGTGTGGAGCCCGCTGTTGCAAACCTTGTGGAAGTTGCCTGATACCAAGGGTGACCAGGTACGCCTGGCCCTGACGCGCACCTACAAGGCGCAGCCCACGGCGAGCCTGATTCCGCGTCGTAATACCTCGACCAACAATAGCCAGACTGACCCCGACCGCGAAGGCAATCCCTACCTGAAACCGGAGCTGGCGCTGGGCATCGACGCCTCGTACGAGCACTACTGGGCCGAAGGCGCTTTGCTCAGCGCGCGCGCCTCGGCCCGCCGTATCGATGGCTATACGCGCCAAGGCTTGCTGTTCATCAATGATCGCTGGGTGTCCACCCCCGTCAATGATGGCCGCGCGAATACTCAGACACTGGAACTGGAGGCGAAGTTCCCGCTGCGCGCCGTGCTGGCCGCGCCCGTGCCCGCCATCGACTTGCGCGCCAGCGTCAGCCGCAACTGGTCGCAGGTGGAGCAGGTGCCGGGGCCAAACAACCGGCTCGACCAGCAAACCCCCGTCAGCGGCAACTTCGGTCTCGATTACAAGACGCCGGACGGTGTGCTGACGACGGGCGGCAGCTTCAACTTCCGCAATGGCGGCCCCGTGCGCATCACCGAGCGCCAGAGCGCCTATACGTCGCCGCGGCGCGACGTCGACATTTATGCGCTGTGGAAATTCGATGCGAAGAACCAGCTGCGCCTGGCCGTGTCGAATTTGCTGGCGCAAGACTTCGAAAGCACCACAGCGTATGCGGACGCCAGCGGCACCATCGTGCGCAACAGCATTTCGCCGAGTTCACCGCAGGCGCGCGCGACCCTGGAAATGAAGTTTTGA
- a CDS encoding DEAD/DEAH box helicase codes for MTFSSLGLIDPLVRKLDELGYAKPTPVQAQAIPAVLAGRDLMAAAQTGTGKTAGFAVPLLQRLTLEGVVAPQCVRVLVLVPTRELAEQVYASFRSYGGNLPLRSFVAYGGVPIEPQISKLRKGLDVLVATPGRLLDLQTQGAVKFEQVQTLVLDEADRMLDLGFERELDILLMTMPKQRQTLLFSATFSDAIRAMAKTMLKDPVSVEVSARNSTVKAVKQSVIVCDKKRKPELFLHLLKKKRWGQVLVFVKTRKGVELLVNTLLEQGVRADSIHGDKTQPNRLRALARFKSAEVQVLVATDVAARGLDIDQLPVVVNFDLPTVAEDYIHRIGRTGRAGASGEAISLVCADEVELLSAVEALTRQTLKRNEEPGFEAEHRVPGTSAGGTIQKKAVKVLAPKAAERAKKRRFYK; via the coding sequence ATGACGTTTTCCTCCCTCGGCCTGATCGATCCCCTGGTCCGCAAACTTGACGAGCTCGGCTATGCCAAGCCCACGCCCGTGCAGGCGCAAGCGATTCCCGCCGTGCTGGCCGGGCGCGACCTGATGGCCGCCGCCCAGACGGGCACGGGCAAGACGGCCGGTTTCGCCGTGCCGCTGCTGCAGCGCCTGACTTTGGAAGGCGTGGTGGCGCCCCAGTGCGTGCGCGTGCTCGTGCTGGTGCCCACGCGCGAACTGGCCGAGCAAGTCTATGCCAGCTTCCGCAGCTATGGCGGCAACTTGCCGCTACGCAGCTTTGTCGCGTACGGCGGCGTACCCATCGAGCCGCAGATCAGCAAATTGCGCAAGGGCCTCGACGTACTGGTGGCCACGCCAGGCCGCTTGCTGGATTTGCAGACGCAGGGCGCCGTCAAGTTCGAGCAAGTGCAAACGCTGGTGCTGGACGAGGCCGACCGCATGCTGGACCTGGGCTTCGAGCGCGAGCTTGATATATTGCTGATGACCATGCCCAAGCAGCGCCAGACCCTGCTGTTCTCGGCGACGTTCTCGGACGCCATCCGCGCCATGGCGAAGACCATGCTGAAGGATCCCGTTTCGGTGGAGGTCAGCGCGCGCAACAGCACGGTCAAGGCCGTGAAGCAATCGGTGATCGTGTGCGACAAGAAACGCAAGCCGGAACTCTTTTTGCACTTGCTGAAGAAAAAGCGCTGGGGCCAGGTATTGGTCTTCGTCAAGACGCGCAAGGGTGTCGAGTTGCTGGTGAACACTTTGCTGGAGCAGGGCGTGCGCGCCGACTCCATCCACGGCGACAAGACCCAGCCGAACCGTTTGCGCGCGCTGGCCCGCTTCAAATCGGCCGAGGTGCAGGTGCTGGTGGCGACCGACGTGGCCGCCCGTGGCCTGGACATCGACCAATTGCCCGTCGTCGTCAATTTCGATTTGCCCACCGTGGCGGAAGACTATATCCACCGCATCGGCCGCACGGGCCGCGCGGGCGCTTCAGGCGAAGCGATCTCGCTCGTTTGCGCCGATGAGGTGGAATTGCTGTCGGCCGTGGAAGCGCTGACCCGGCAAACCCTGAAACGCAATGAGGAACCCGGTTTCGAGGCGGAGCACCGCGTGCCGGGCACGTCCGCCGGCGGCACCATCCAGAAGAAGGCCGTGAAAGTGCTGGCGCCGAAGGCGGCGGAGCGGGCCAAGAAGCGCCGTTTTTATAAGTAA
- a CDS encoding LON peptidase substrate-binding domain-containing protein encodes MTSIPLFPLNTVLYPDGYLPLQIFEVRYLDMIRQCIMGEQPFGVVQLLDGGEVRKPGQQETLAPVGTLARVIDWAAPLSGLLQIKCMGMQRFHIVSSEQLKHGLWMAQIETLPPDKTVPIPQEQQNVADALGALIRTLQEQKIPPEQMPLQPPYRLDECGWVANRWCELLSLSAMQKQLLLSQDNPVLRLELVQDMLTENGLLEE; translated from the coding sequence ATGACCTCGATACCTTTGTTCCCGCTCAATACGGTGCTGTATCCCGACGGCTATCTGCCCCTGCAGATCTTCGAGGTACGCTATCTGGACATGATACGTCAGTGCATCATGGGCGAGCAGCCGTTCGGCGTGGTGCAGTTGCTGGACGGCGGGGAAGTGCGCAAGCCGGGCCAGCAAGAGACCCTGGCGCCCGTGGGCACCCTGGCGCGTGTCATCGACTGGGCCGCGCCCCTGTCGGGCTTGCTGCAAATCAAATGCATGGGCATGCAGCGCTTTCATATCGTTTCCAGCGAACAGCTGAAGCACGGCTTGTGGATGGCGCAGATCGAAACCTTGCCGCCCGATAAAACCGTTCCCATCCCGCAAGAGCAGCAGAACGTGGCCGACGCGCTCGGCGCCCTGATTCGCACCTTGCAGGAGCAAAAGATCCCGCCCGAGCAAATGCCCTTGCAGCCGCCATACCGGCTCGACGAGTGCGGCTGGGTGGCGAACCGCTGGTGCGAACTGCTGTCCTTGAGCGCCATGCAAAAGCAATTGCTGCTGAGCCAGGACAATCCCGTGCTGCGCCTGGAACTGGTGCAGGATATGCTCACGGAAAACGGATTGTTAGAGGAATAA
- a CDS encoding DNA-binding protein has translation MAKVSAEQINAAMEAMAGEGQAITVRALRERLGNGACLGTISKLLLRRKAGAQRQIAAAAELSPVLQQAILDYVGQELSASHSAHEAEMNDNQQELMDLASENERQQELLDLQAGELETLREELERERQVANQARTDLAKAQLRLEGLPRLEEAAEQARMDLAKAQFKLEGIPRLEEAAEAARAELIQAQLKLESLTRVETELAAARLELEAEREELGETRAELDEERTLRIKAQQFIVDPIFKTPV, from the coding sequence ATGGCAAAAGTAAGCGCGGAACAGATCAATGCGGCAATGGAAGCGATGGCGGGCGAAGGCCAGGCCATCACGGTGCGCGCCTTGCGCGAACGGCTGGGCAACGGCGCCTGCCTGGGCACCATCAGCAAGCTCTTGCTGCGCCGCAAGGCCGGTGCGCAGCGCCAGATCGCTGCCGCCGCCGAACTGTCGCCCGTGCTGCAGCAAGCCATCCTCGATTATGTAGGACAGGAATTAAGCGCCAGCCACAGCGCGCATGAAGCCGAGATGAACGACAATCAACAGGAATTGATGGACCTGGCCAGCGAGAACGAGCGTCAGCAAGAGTTGCTCGACCTGCAGGCCGGTGAGCTGGAAACCTTGCGCGAGGAACTTGAACGCGAGCGGCAAGTGGCGAACCAGGCCCGCACGGACCTGGCCAAGGCGCAGTTGCGCCTGGAAGGCTTGCCGCGCCTGGAAGAAGCGGCCGAGCAGGCACGCATGGACCTGGCCAAGGCGCAATTCAAGCTCGAAGGCATCCCTCGTCTGGAAGAGGCCGCCGAAGCGGCGCGCGCCGAACTGATCCAGGCCCAGCTGAAGCTGGAAAGCCTGACGCGCGTGGAAACGGAACTGGCGGCCGCGCGCCTGGAGCTGGAAGCGGAACGCGAGGAGCTGGGCGAAACGCGCGCCGAGCTCGATGAAGAGCGCACCTTGCGTATCAAGGCGCAGCAGTTCATCGTGGATCCGATATTCAAGACGCCAGTCTGA
- a CDS encoding chemotaxis protein CheB, whose translation METLIVMGASVGGVSALSTIFAALPANFPAAILAVMHVGARNSVLHEILGKTSALPVRFAEEREPVRAGRILLAPPDRHMLVANLAGQATVELTRGPKENHTRPAIDPLFRSAAAAFGPKVVGVVLSGYLDDGTAGLQAIKACGGRALVQEPQDAVAPSMPQSAIDYAEVDWRLPAAEIGPALLALANGNLAPASAAQSLPPAPPWITVENRFARGVGNMDQLEKIATPSTFTCPECQGTLWELHGQKPQRFRCHTGHSFTAQMLGELQHDKAEDAIWAAVRALQEKEKLYLNLAAKAQAWLHPGTASEYAAKARQAGEQADVLKRALLA comes from the coding sequence ATGGAAACGCTGATCGTCATGGGGGCCTCGGTGGGCGGCGTGAGCGCACTGTCCACCATCTTTGCCGCCTTGCCGGCGAATTTTCCCGCGGCAATCCTGGCCGTCATGCACGTAGGCGCGCGCAACAGCGTATTGCACGAGATCCTAGGCAAAACCTCCGCTTTGCCCGTGCGCTTTGCCGAAGAGCGCGAACCCGTGCGCGCCGGGCGCATCCTGCTGGCGCCGCCGGACCGGCACATGCTTGTTGCCAACCTGGCCGGCCAGGCGACGGTCGAGCTGACCCGGGGACCGAAGGAAAACCATACGCGTCCCGCCATCGACCCCCTGTTTCGCAGTGCGGCCGCCGCTTTCGGCCCGAAGGTGGTGGGCGTGGTACTCAGCGGCTACCTCGACGATGGCACGGCGGGTTTGCAGGCCATCAAGGCCTGCGGCGGCAGGGCGCTGGTGCAGGAGCCGCAGGACGCGGTGGCGCCGTCAATGCCGCAAAGCGCGATCGACTATGCCGAAGTGGACTGGCGTCTGCCGGCCGCCGAGATCGGGCCGGCCCTGCTGGCGCTGGCCAACGGCAACTTGGCGCCGGCCAGCGCCGCGCAGTCCTTGCCGCCCGCGCCCCCGTGGATCACCGTGGAAAACCGTTTTGCCCGGGGAGTGGGGAATATGGACCAACTGGAAAAAATTGCCACGCCATCGACTTTCACCTGTCCCGAATGCCAGGGCACCCTGTGGGAGCTGCATGGCCAGAAGCCGCAGCGTTTTCGCTGCCATACGGGCCACAGTTTCACGGCGCAGATGCTCGGTGAGTTGCAGCATGACAAGGCGGAAGACGCCATCTGGGCCGCCGTCAGGGCGCTGCAGGAAAAAGAAAAACTCTACCTGAACCTGGCTGCCAAGGCCCAGGCCTGGCTGCATCCGGGCACGGCCAGCGAGTATGCCGCCAAGGCGCGGCAGGCGGGCGAGCAGGCCGATGTGCTGAAACGGGCCCTGCTGGCTTAA
- a CDS encoding cupin-like domain-containing protein, whose product MSAEKNAPLPLAAVPMLPRALPPRPPAEFSSAATALAHKQAREEKDAQVRGVTSIDAMRVAIRQAARDLPAITAVPCLGMLDAAAFRARAALGLPFLMRGLVQRWPLSQLAPEVLREQFSHVPVRARVGDYINTAFAADRAMQDMSMGQYLDLVDEGAHALPPYLGNLELRELNRLCHWPTYFDKMGPPRFWVGPAGTVTPLHCDYDDNIFAQVWGRKRIFLSPPHHDAFLYPSEANAILFGSPFDPEAPDFQRFPLARQASMIECLVEPGDMLYVPAGWYHQVRALTFSLSSNRWARAVPLALHGGAELRRTEA is encoded by the coding sequence ATGTCTGCAGAAAAAAATGCGCCGCTCCCGCTTGCGGCAGTCCCCATGTTGCCACGCGCGCTGCCGCCCAGGCCGCCAGCCGAATTCAGTTCTGCCGCCACAGCCCTTGCGCACAAGCAAGCGCGTGAAGAGAAGGATGCGCAGGTGCGCGGCGTCACGTCCATCGATGCCATGCGTGTCGCCATCAGACAGGCGGCGCGTGACTTGCCGGCCATCACCGCCGTGCCATGCCTGGGCATGCTGGACGCCGCCGCCTTCCGCGCGCGTGCCGCGCTGGGCTTGCCATTTTTGATGCGCGGGCTGGTGCAACGCTGGCCCTTATCCCAGCTGGCGCCCGAAGTCTTGCGCGAGCAGTTCAGCCACGTGCCCGTGCGGGCGCGGGTGGGCGACTACATCAACACGGCCTTCGCGGCCGACCGCGCCATGCAGGATATGTCGATGGGGCAATACCTGGATCTGGTGGACGAGGGCGCGCATGCGCTGCCGCCGTACCTGGGCAACCTGGAATTGCGCGAACTGAACCGCCTGTGCCACTGGCCCACGTATTTCGACAAGATGGGCCCGCCGCGCTTCTGGGTCGGGCCGGCAGGCACTGTCACGCCCTTGCATTGCGATTACGATGACAATATCTTCGCGCAAGTGTGGGGCCGCAAGCGCATCTTTTTATCGCCGCCGCACCATGACGCTTTTCTGTATCCCAGCGAAGCGAACGCCATCCTGTTCGGTTCGCCCTTCGATCCGGAAGCGCCCGATTTCCAGCGCTTTCCGCTGGCGCGCCAGGCCAGCATGATCGAGTGCCTCGTCGAGCCGGGCGACATGCTGTACGTGCCCGCCGGCTGGTACCACCAGGTGCGGGCGCTGACGTTTTCCCTGTCGTCGAACCGCTGGGCCAGGGCCGTGCCGCTGGCCTTGCACGGCGGGGCGGAGTTGCGGCGTACCGAGGCTTAA